Part of the Poecilia reticulata strain Guanapo linkage group LG2, Guppy_female_1.0+MT, whole genome shotgun sequence genome is shown below.
AATCCAGACATACAGATACGTTCTATCCTCCATTTCTGTTCTCCGCACTTGTTTATGCTctcaaattcatttttttaaactgtcgaactgtggaaaatgaaacagaataaagttaaaatgagaCTATTACTGTAATTGTTGAGATATTTTggcttttattaattatttatggGACAGAAACACAAGTGAAAAGGTTtcttggaagaaaaaacatccagaaataaGATTCAGACTTTTACCCAGCACAGGAAGTGAAGTGAAATTGTTGCCATGGCAGCGGACAGGAAGCTGGCAGGGGGAAGGATTTTGGTGGCGTACCTGGACTGAGTTTGATTCTGAAGCCGTTGGCGACGAGTCGGGGGTCGGAGAAGAAGACGCTGCCGTCCGGCTCCGCCGCGCCTTTCTCCAAACTGCACAGTGTCTCAAACTCCGCGGCGCCCAGGTTCCTGGAAGAAAGCAGGAGTTTACGGTCTGCCTCAAGAGTGTGGTTTCCCCGTCGCCGTGGGAACCAGAGCTACCTGTCGGTGAGCAGCAGCGGGTTCTGCAGGCGGACGGCAGGAAGGATGTGGTCCTGCTGGAGCCGCTGGAACAGCAAGGCTTCCTCCGCCCGGAACGGGTTGAGCAGCATCAGACGCCGCCCGCCGCACAAAATCAGCCAGGCGTTCTGAGAGGCCAGCCGGCCCACCGGGCGGAGGCCCTGGGGCTCTGCCGCGCCGCTCTGGGCCGACAGACGCTGCAGTCGCCGACGCAGCGCCGCCATGCTGCAGGGAAGCGGCCGCCACGGCTTAGGGGGCGgagccttcttcttcttctggggCTGGGCGGAGAAAAGCTcgtccagcagctgctgattgGACAGAGGAGCTTTACGCTTCTGAGCCTGGAGCTTAGCGGCCCCCAGGGGCCGATCGGCCGGGGCCCCGGGGGCCGCCAGCCTGGTCCTCTGGTCATGGAGGTCCTGACTCTTCCTCGCCTTTTCCTCAAACCTGCAataacagaagaagaagaagaagaacaaatcatgcaaatggatcATTTCAACTGATCagctgattgattgattaatgtGATCGGCCTCAGCTGCTCTCACCTCTTCCTGTCTTCGTCTCCCAGGTTTTCCCAGCGGTTCTGGACGGCGGCGCTGACCTCCTGCAGGCTGGCAGCCGGTCGCTCCATCAGAACCTCGGACCGGGTCTCCTTGTCGAACAGCGAGGCGGCGGACGGTGGCACCCTCAGCGCGCGGCTGCTGATCATGTCATACTGCGTCAGAGCGGCCCGTTTCTCCGTTATGGCGTTGCCTGACCTCTTAACTTCCGGGTCGGGCCGGTAGATGGCGACGGGCTGCAGGGGTTCTCCCGACACCGGGTCGGTCAGCGCCGTGCCGCGGCTCCAGGCTTCGGCGGACACCTGCGGCCGCCGGGGCTCCTCTGGGCCGGGCTCGGCGCTCTGGGGTCGACTCCGGGTCGCCTCGTCGTCGCAGAGGGAGAACCCGGATTGGTTGACGATCCAGTCGTCCGccatggaggaagaggagctgcagctggaggccTGGTGCTGCAGGGCAGCTGATTGGCCGGCGTCTTCATCGTTCACCTTCCTGTTCTCCGTATTCTCATCCGTCTCCACAcaaccagcagcaggaggaagagttTCAGGGTCCGGCTGCTGTTCAGGACGAAAACCGTAAAGAGAAACCAGCAGAGCCTCAATGGCAGCCAGAACCGCCTCCTAAACAcggagaaacaggaagtcagagcGAAGGAACCTGAACCGGATGGGCTGGGCTGGAGCCTCTGGTACCTTGTTATGAAGCAGAACCTGGGTTTTATCAGGCGTCACATTTACATCCAGAGATGAAGGACAAACTGTGATGTTCAGCAGGAGGACGGGGAACCGATGCCGAGCCGCATCGTCAGGATACTGAGCCGAGTGATGCTGACGCAACAGCTGAGGAGAAGAAACGtgataaatgacagaaaaacaccagAACACACACAATCTGAATCCATTTCACCTTCAGGATGTCCTTCTGCTGGACAGGACGCTTATTAATAAAGATGAAGGTTTTATCAGAGGTAGAGGAGCTCGTTAAGGACAAATCAGCTCCGGGTTTGGGAAGAAAACCGTCCAGAACcatctgaaggaaaaacaacaacaatcacaGAGATAAAGTACAGAAAACTGAGCAGAAATCTCCATAAAAAACAGTGTAACAAACCCAATAGTATTAATAATAACTTGGAAAATCAATACTACCATAATTTTCTCATGGTCAAACCACCCATTATCTTAGAATTAGACGTGTCGGTCttgacttttttggggggttatATTTATAATTATGTCTTTATAGAAACATTGTCATGAATCCAACTTGTAACAAATTTATAAAGTGAAGTGAGACACACAAATGTGTGGtaacagttttttattgataatttaaCCGAATTAAAAGGGCGTTTAAGTATTGAATTGCGGTGCCGTRCCAGGTTTCTCCACAGGGAGGCGGTGTAACCCGTGAGACGGTTTGGTGCATCCATTACCCTTTTTTGCCGTCCTCACGTGAAGAAGYGCACAatcaattttaatttagtttaatttcagGTTGTTAACGTCCAAAAAAACACAGGGGTACGATTCTCACTAAGTTTTTATCctataaacatttgtttttattcggCAGTCTTATGTAGATGTCCATTGTGTTAGCATTCCGGCGCTAGCATGTTAGCTGTCCCGCTAGCTTTACTAGCTGCTGTTAGCGGTCTGGTACCTGCTGAGAGGCACAGTYATGCagttcagacagaaataaagacagCCCATGAACAGAAATGCGCGAGTCATATTATAAATCCtgtattttatgcaaaattaatttgttcatgGAAGTGGCATAAGTAGGTCATCAATTTGTATTTACCCaggtctaaaataaaaacatcactaGTTATAAAGTCGGTTATCTCAGACTTAAACAGCTTGACCAAGTAACCAAGGGGAATAGGAGAAAGGGGAGAAATGCCGCAGTTACAGTAAAACCAACAGCAAGTACAAAATGCCACAAACTCGCTATACAAAACAGAAGTCCTCCAGGCCAGTGGGGGGCGTCAGCCACCAGCTCATATGGGAGCAGACCCTCAGGAAAGATGGGATGTCCAGAAGGAAAAAGTGCTTTTACGCTTCATGTGTTTTACACTAATATAGAATGGCGTCGGCAGCATATTAATGTACGTAATATTTatccaattcaaaaatactttattgatcacaAAGGGATCAATAACTgcagactccccctagtggcctGGAGGGCCTCTGTTTTGAAGAGCAAGTCTGCAGTTACTTTTGCCATGTGTCATGTTTTGCTTctatttgcagcattttgtctgattgtttgtttttgtaggtTTTTCTTCCATTGTGTGTTTGCGGATGATTCTGCTGTTTCAGCCSCWGTAGAATACTTTCACTAAGCGTTATATTTCTGAAGTCTGAATATTCatcgtttcttcttctgtgcagGATCCCGACCCGATCTTCCAGCCAGAACCGCTGGATCTGATGACTCAGCAGCTGCATGTAAAGGTCAGCCTGGTTCCTACGGAGGGCTATTAGTTGCTGCATTTTTCCCACACGGCCTCATTATGAGCAGCAGAACCCGGTGGYGACATCCAGAACCGAGCCGCTGTTCCTGCTCATTACGCACAAACCGGACCTTTGGACCCCCGGAGCTCCTCAGCGGGGCAGCCAGAGCTGCCAGCGTCACATTTAGTTCCTCCTGATCAGCGGGcacaaaggtcaaaggttactCTCATAACcgcagcaaaacaacaacagagggAGAGCGGGGCTGAAAGCGGCTGCGACCGCGCAGAGGCCGGCATCGCCACGGCGACCCGATTAGCGTCAGGAAGCACTCAGCTTTCATCAGGAAGAGCTGCGGAGAAAAGGGCAGAGCGCGCTGAGCCGCCGCCAACCGAGCACACGGCGGATCAGCTGCTTCTCCTCTGGATCAGCTGATTTACACACCGCCACACGAACGGCCGCTTGACAGCGTTCAGCGCTCTCAGCTTCCCCTGAACTCATTTTACCTCATTAATTCTAAAGCACTATGTAAACGTGTCAGCTGAATAAAGYTCCACGTCTACCgaaaatgatacaaaacatAAGTTGTGTATTTCTAAGCTTATTTACTTTAGTCTGACTAAAAGACAGCCTTCTTGGTTAAAGTAATTTCAAGTATTTCTTATTGAAAAACGTCATATTCTTccagaatattattttataacaatCCCAAACATCTCCACCTGTGATGAAGCAGcaaatgatttttattctctacccagaatgcattgctgtaCTTCTAcagtaaacagtttaaaatctacTGATGTTTTAAGTCCTATTTCGCTAACTGAGGCTAAATCAGAAACATAGTTAGCAAAACtcgacaatttaaaaaaaaaatcacttcctgaaacacaaactgacAAATTTGACCCCGTGGAGAGCGCTATGCTAGGTTTTAGCACACGTTGTGTCAATGACATATGGGGTTATACAATGTTAGTGGCGCTTTGGCTCCCCTTAAATACCATCATTGTGAAGTGATGYARAGTTAGCWTTTGCTAAACATGGTGWTGTTAGCCTCCACTAAATGCaatgttggtgtagcgctttagtgTTAGCTTACCTTAAATACCATGCTGATATATAGCTTTAGCATGAGCTTAGCTAAATACCATGATGTAGCATTTTATCATTAGCTTCCCTTAAATACCAAGTTGTTRCAACATTTMGTGTTAGCATAATTAATGTTTATAATAGTGCAGCTAACTCTTTAGCCCACGACTGGAGTGCGGCAGYCATGGCCTGCTGGTGTTCAGTGGGTTCACAGACTGCACCGACCACTGCGATGGTTCAAAGGTCAGACCCTGTGGGCCTGAAACTTCTCAGACCTGAACCCGACTGAGTTGGAATCAACTCCAAACAGAAGATAAAAACGGGTTTGGACCCRATACCCAKCTGAATCCTCTAATGWTCTTTTCATATTGATATTATTTAAGGTGCCATCTACTTTGGGTAARATACTGACtactaaataaaattgttaagCCTCTGTTTAACCAACCTCTGGCTGTTCTTGATGGACGGGCAGCAGGTTGGTGACGGTGCTAGCTCCTAGCGTAGCAACCAGGGCGCTCCTGTGGTCCGCCGCTCTGGCCTTCTGCCAAACCACCACCTGCAGAACAAAATGCCTCCATGAGTCCCCGTCCCCTCAGCAGCAGCGGCTAGCAGATACCCTGGTAAAGGGTTGCAGGACATGTCTGATATTTTACAGTTTGGCTCATGAAACGGATCCTGCAGTAAACAGTTCCTGAAAAGGCCGTGAAGCGTAACACAAGCAGAGCTGGAGGAACCGatagcagcggcagcagcatgACTGGACAGACTGTGCTCCGCTGCAATCCCAAGCTGCTTTCCACGAGAGCTGCATGGCTGCTGCATGCAAACTCACTGACCTGCAGCAAGACACWCTGCTGCAGCCTGAGGCCGAGTCCAGAGCTCAAGGAGGCTTTAATCTGGGCTTAAACCGCTCAGATTAGGAGACAGATGTGCTTAAAAAGTTCAGGAAATcccagaaaaaactcaaaatacacAATTTAATCAGATAAACTGGCTTcttgttttaaagatttattctttttgtttggatatttaggctaaaacatgcaggaaaaatTTCAGTGAGGACTCAGAACCTTTAACGGGACAAAATGGGTTGTAATCCAGAGTTTAGCTTCATTCACTAGTKATTaatctttgaaattaaaatcagattcaACTGAAATGTTGAGATGTTTCATAGGAACAGTaacctctgcagctgcagctctgatccATTAGATTTAAAATCAGCTGCGATCCCTTTAATCGGTACCAGAACAACAATCAAACTTTACTGGTTAATCTCTGAAAAACACCTGAAACGATTCGTTCACCTCTCAGAGCCTCTGGAAGAAGTTTGTTGTGTAAAAACATCCAGGACCGAATCGTGATCAATCGTTTACTGAGGTCTTTTCAAATACTATAGTAATCAATTATCKTYAACTGGAACATACARACGCTAAAATWTGTTGATGAAAGAAGTGAAATTTAGTCAAAACTgaacaataaatataaacactttGAACTTGAGGTAAATCTGTTCCTCAGATGTCCACTAGTGGCCGCTCTAGAGTCTGTTAAAtgaattattgtattttaggcacttaaatgttattttgtcttttaaagcaattctaatattgtataaaaacagttttcatggttaaatgaaaaatcagctgAATAAGAAGTTTTTAAACCAGATTAATCGATTGTCAAAATCAACGATAAATAATCGTTAGTCTCAGCCCTGATTGGTTTAACctgaatataaacataaatatgaaatagtTTKGATTTAGTTTCTATGAGATAAAATGAAGAATCAAAGTTTATTCaagtcagattttaattttattttccatcctgATGACATYATAAAATMATTTCTGCCTTTGTTCAGAATTTATTCACATATTATTTTCAATGTTCAATTTCCACGTCAGAAGTGAATTTTAGTTGTTTGGATTGTGAAAAGATAATCTGGGATTATGGAGGCTTTTAACTCAAATAACTGAActtatttcaacaaaaattagtttttaaatttaaataaatcaaatttaacagatACATATAACCCTGTTCAGCatagaaattatttataaatattattatcaGTAGCTTCAGTTCTGACTTTTAAACCTGAGTTTCTGTTTCTCAcaataaagtttgaattttatcatttttttaaaatttgggaATCATTTTGAAGCTGTTCATGTTTCATATTTGTCACATatgattttagattttacttgTTTGTAATCGCTTCACCACTAATGCTTTACCTGCAGTCTAAAGCAGGGCTTCCCAATGTGGGGGTCGGGACCCCAGGGAGGTCATGAGACACCAGGCAGGGGGTCGAAAtctcattttcagattaatcatgatttGGATGGttaaaataggaataaaaaataaaacatagattGAAATAACAATAAGTGGGGGCCACCAGTAGggctttattttataattttttatttttggggtgAACAGTTTGGACCTGAGGGTCCAACATGTCATTTCAGAACCAGAGGAAACGtttcagcagctggaaatgcAACGAGGACACCTAGTGGTGGAGAATCTGCACTAAATAAACGACTGAATTACAGCAGAGCTGGAAACCTGGAGGCGTTTTGGGATCAAACAAACATGGAATTAGGAAAAACTAGATTAAAAAAGGATGAAGACCagataaaaacgttttttagAAACAGATGAAATGTTAACGGGTCAGACCAGCAGGTTCTGACCTTGTTGTGCGCCAGCGTGAGCCGCAGCTCCGGCTTTATGACGGCGAAGGCCATCAGCAGGTCCTGGACCTTCCTCACTTCCTCCTTACGCTTCCTGACGGAGGAGAAGAACTGCCGTCGCACCGGCAGTTTCCCGAACAGCTTCGCCACGCTCACCGACGTTCCTGCAGGAACACAGCAGGGCTCAAACCGCCATCAGAACGCCTCGCTTCCCCCCCCGGTAACCGCCGGCAACCTGCCTCCACCCAGGTGGGACGGCCTCTGAGAGACGATGCCCCCGCTGGAGTCCAGGGTGTACTGCGTGCTGACATCGTCCTCCTCTGTTTTAGTGGTCACCGTGACCTGGACAGGAAACAGACTCTGAACTGTGACTTCAGCTTTTAATGTCCCAATTACAGATTTAacttagaaaaactaaaacaaacaWGtcagaaaatgtaaaccttACAGGTGATCTGTTACGCTGTTCAGCGGTGAACTGTAGTCSAACAGAGAGATTTTCTAAGAAAGATCTTTTCACACTAAATGTCTCTTARATGATCAGATTTCATCTTCTCAGTTCTATTTTTAACTCCGTTCAGAATAAGAAGTTCTACGGCTTTACCTCAGCTATGCAaattagctgctgctggccacgtcCAACGCATCAATGTCTACACTGTTTACATGTACAAATGGCTGCCAACAGATGAGCGTCATGTTTAATCTGCAGCAAACGGGAGGAAAGACATTTTCATGTCACCATTCAGCTgcaaacgcctgggtggacctagccccgccttcgaggcgcagctcctcccccactcagctccttcagactagccagcagcaattagcaaacagctgctgaggtCATTACAGTAGATACTGCTCAGagcaacaacaaacattaaagggttaaagaggagccatgttgggatgacttcctggagacGGAGCTTCAGGAAGAAATGGagcatttaaagagacaaaggcccaatttcacagctttaaattacaaagtcagatttcttttaggACATATTTGAGATATGTCTCACTTCTCAACAGGAAGTGagactaatatatatatatatagcatttttataactgaaggtaacatggttactttattttatgctataaaatgattttatgtgcatgaaaaacacataatatttCCCCTTTGATGATTGGGAGGTACATTTCCTTTAGCAGAcactaaaaaatattaacttgtcGTCAGAAAACGTCTGGATGGTTTTTAAAGAGTTCAGACAGCAGAGActcaaatggaagaacaaaactgTGCAGAAAGAGAATTTTCCACAATAGACCCGCTTCAAAACCAACAGATTTCTCTTTTTGCATCTGAAGCTTTGAAAGTTTTCTGAAGCTCTAACTTTAGTGTGGAAGGAGCGTCACCTCGGCCACGGCGCAGATGGAGCCCAGCGCCTCGCCCCTGAAGCCGTATGTTTCCAGACGCTCCAGGTCTTCATGGCTGCTGATCTTGGAGGTGAAATGTCGGACGGCCATCACCGCAGCGTCCGCCGCTTTGATCCCACAGCCGTTGTCCCGAACTTCGGTCCGGTCCAGGCCGAAGTTCTCCTTCAAATGAGCGACACATAAWTGAAGCTGAGGGGAAAAGCCAACAGGAAGTGAGACGGATGGTCTGTAAACGTACCAGCTTCACGTCGACGCTGGAGGCGCCAGCGTCCAGGGAGTTCTCCATCAGCTCCTTCACCACGCTCACCACAGACGTGACGACCTGCGAGCTGGACAGCAGCCGCACCGTGTCTGCAGGAAGCTGCTTCATCGCTGTGTTGGTAGGAAAGCAGAGTCAGTCATGGCTTATCCAGACTGCTGCATCCACGGTGCACAAAGCAGCATTAATGCAGATCCTTCCTCACAGGAGCCATCACTGATCCCAACAAACTCGGTCTTCACATCCCTGCTGGTATTCtagttttaaataacattttagtttttattgttcatttactGCAAGtcgtttgttttttaaagcacaaatacactaatttgtaaatttaaaaaaagtgctttCTCCTCAGTTGTATCAGATTTATTCttaatcttttttaatttacttttaacagtttttcatcttttgtgtGAATCTACATGTCATTTGAATTTTCCTGATGTGGCACCATAAAGGACAATTCTAGTCTATTCTAAGAAACGTTTTGCCTTAATAAATAATCTGACATTCAGATTGAAaacttttctgggttaaattgaaaattagtttattttttttttaatgaatccaTTTTCAGGATTTGGGTTACTCATGTAGTGTTATTTTCCCCctggaattaaaaacaaagagtctCAAAATGTATATCGTTMTTGAAAAGAAAAATCCRCCYATGGACTACAAAGGGCCCCCSagccacactttggacaccgtTGCTTTAATAGGTCAAATAGTAATTTGAAACGRCTTCTGTATTTAATCAGGCTGTTTGtctaatattaatatttagcYGATTACCTGATTGTATTTGAGTGTAACCAAAAACTACTTATTTAACCACTGTTGGGTTAGCTGAGCTGAAAACGAATAAAAACCGCACAAAAACGAAATTCTGGTTAATTCATAGGAAAATATGGAGAAATTACTTCAGGAATCTTATCTAACACCAATGATTTAAGCTTTACTGTCTTTCAGCGTAAAAACCCGCGTTCTCTACGAGACGTGCTACRCCATGTCTAGCTCGTTCTGTCGGTAAYTTAGCTTAAATACCAGCCCACTAAACTGGAAAACTAACCGAACAACGGCAAAACTCACCGAGCGGCTGGCCGCTTCCACCATATATAACCTCCCACAACAGGCACGAGCTACAAGAGAAACAACCTGGTTCCCGCCCCCAATGCTGTCTGCTGATTGGTGRGCATCAATGAGAGGGCGGGTTCAAATAGGATTTAGGAGAATATTCTACACTGAGTTCAACCTGAAGGCTAAACTTTAGCTTTACTATCCAAAAATATCTTctcaatctttaaaaatatgaaattaattatatgtttttcagacgtctggtttaaataaattctatttaaataaaatcaaactgatgTTTGTTGTGTAATTGCTATGGGCGGACCGAACCGAAGTGGTTTATATTTGGACTCGTTTCACCGCGACACCTACTTCCGGTCGGTGCAGTCTAGCCATAACAACAAGGATACACCGATTCTCGCCATAGTGAttcttttaataacaaaaacatctacTGCTCGCTGCTACATGTAAGTTGACAGATCAATCTttatgtttgttacattttgcagACATTAATTTCCGTATTTATGTCGAAACCAACTTGTTTTGGAAACAATGGTGAATAATGGGCCTGGCTATGtagtgaaaacaaaagaaatg
Proteins encoded:
- the pms1 gene encoding PMS1 protein homolog 1 isoform X2, with the protein product MKQLPADTVRLLSSSQVVTSVVSVVKELMENSLDAGASSVDVKLENFGLDRTEVRDNGCGIKAADAAVMAVRHFTSKISSHEDLERLETYGFRGEALGSICAVAEVTVTTKTEEDDVSTQYTLDSSGGIVSQRPSHLGGGTSVSVAKLFGKLPVRRQFFSSVRKRKEEVRKVQDLLMAFAVIKPELRLTLAHNKVVVWQKARAADHRSALVATLGASTVTNLLPVHQEQPEMVLDGFLPKPGADLSLTSSSTSDKTFIFINKRPVQQKDILKLLRQHHSAQYPDDAARHRFPVLLLNITVCPSSLDVNVTPDKTQVLLHNKEAVLAAIEALLVSLYGFRPEQQPDPETLPPAAGCVETDENTENRKVNDEDAGQSAALQHQASSCSSSSSMADDWIVNQSGFSLCDDEATRSRPQSAEPGPEEPRRPQVSAEAWSRGTALTDPVSGEPLQPVAIYRPDPEVKRSGNAITEKRAALTQYDMISSRALRVPPSAASLFDKETRSEVLMERPAASLQEVSAAVQNRWENLGDEDRKRFEEKARKSQDLHDQRTRLAAPGAPADRPLGAAKLQAQKRKAPLSNQQLLDELFSAQPQKKKKAPPPKPWRPLPCSMAALRRRLQRLSAQSGAAEPQGLRPVGRLASQNAWLILCGGRRLMLLNPFRAEEALLFQRLQQDHILPAVRLQNPLLLTDRNLGAAEFETLCSLEKGAAEPDGSVFFSDPRLVANGFRIKLSPERHLEATAVADCVPFLGLEDLKEVLTAVLQRKAATVPQSRPLKVTNYLKAEAVRLARQLPSDLCGEEVEELLERRLGGTDRTCIHGRLFLHHLADVPSSQQEARLDTHT
- the pms1 gene encoding PMS1 protein homolog 1 isoform X1, with amino-acid sequence MKQLPADTVRLLSSSQVVTSVVSVVKELMENSLDAGASSVDVKLENFGLDRTEVRDNGCGIKAADAAVMAVRHFTSKISSHEDLERLETYGFRGEALGSICAVAEVTVTTKTEEDDVSTQYTLDSSGGIVSQRPSHLGGGTSVSVAKLFGKLPVRRQFFSSVRKRKEEVRKVQDLLMAFAVIKPELRLTLAHNKVVVWQKARAADHRSALVATLGASTVTNLLPVHQEQPEMVLDGFLPKPGADLSLTSSSTSDKTFIFINKRPVQQKDILKLLRQHHSAQYPDDAARHRFPVLLLNITVCPSSLDVNVTPDKTQVLLHNKEAVLAAIEALLVSLYGFRPEQQPDPETLPPAAGCVETDENTENRKVNDEDAGQSAALQHQASSCSSSSSMADDWIVNQSGFSLCDDEATRSRPQSAEPGPEEPRRPQVSAEAWSRGTALTDPVSGEPLQPVAIYRPDPEVKRSGNAITEKRAALTQYDMISSRALRVPPSAASLFDKETRSEVLMERPAASLQEVSAAVQNRWENLGDEDRKRFEEKARKSQDLHDQRTRLAAPGAPADRPLGAAKLQAQKRKAPLSNQQLLDELFSAQPQKKKKAPPPKPWRPLPCSMAALRRRLQRLSAQSGAAEPQGLRPVGRLASQNAWLILCGGRRLMLLNPFRAEEALLFQRLQQDHILPAVRLQNPLLLTDRNLGAAEFETLCSLEKGAAEPDGSVFFSDPRLVANGFRIKLSPAERHLEATAVADCVPFLGLEDLKEVLTAVLQRKAATVPQSRPLKVTNYLKAEAVRLARQLPSDLCGEEVEELLERRLGGTDRTCIHGRLFLHHLADVPSSQQEARLDTHT